From the genome of Deinococcus sp. AJ005, one region includes:
- a CDS encoding TAXI family TRAP transporter solute-binding subunit: MKKSSKQLMTAAVLGTAALFTGAALAQGTTFLTIGSGSTTGVYFPVATGMAKMMNDAGGGLRANARSTGGSVFNMSAMATGELNAAVAQNDVVYYAYSGTGLDAFKGKPDKKLRTMAVLYPEVLHVLARKDAGINSIADLKGKKVVIGDLGSGTEQTAAQVMEAYGLKFDDLGQALRVSPSQGISLMQDKRADAMFYTVGVGASAIAQIAQTVDVKLVPVAGNQAASLIKKYPFYVRYNIPAKSYKGIDVTVPGVAVQATLVTTSAESEDTIYKAMKAAFGDEKALKAIHPALATNFSYAKAVKGLPAPLHPGAVKFFKEMGVSVK; encoded by the coding sequence ATGAAAAAAAGCAGCAAGCAGCTCATGACCGCCGCCGTTCTCGGCACCGCCGCCCTCTTCACGGGCGCAGCACTCGCCCAGGGCACCACCTTCCTGACCATCGGCTCCGGCAGCACCACGGGCGTTTACTTTCCCGTGGCCACCGGCATGGCCAAGATGATGAACGATGCGGGCGGCGGCCTGCGCGCCAACGCCCGCTCTACAGGCGGCAGCGTGTTCAACATGAGCGCGATGGCAACCGGCGAACTGAATGCCGCCGTGGCCCAGAACGACGTGGTCTACTACGCCTACAGCGGCACCGGCCTGGACGCCTTCAAGGGCAAGCCCGACAAGAAGCTGCGCACCATGGCTGTGCTGTACCCCGAAGTGCTGCACGTTCTGGCACGCAAGGACGCGGGGATCAACTCGATTGCCGACCTTAAGGGCAAGAAAGTCGTGATCGGTGACCTGGGTTCGGGCACCGAGCAGACGGCGGCGCAGGTCATGGAAGCCTACGGCCTGAAGTTCGACGATCTGGGTCAGGCGCTGCGCGTCTCGCCGTCGCAGGGCATTTCGCTGATGCAGGACAAGCGCGCCGACGCCATGTTCTACACCGTGGGTGTGGGCGCAAGCGCCATTGCGCAGATCGCCCAGACGGTGGACGTGAAACTGGTGCCGGTGGCCGGCAACCAGGCCGCCAGCCTGATCAAGAAGTACCCCTTCTACGTGCGCTACAACATCCCTGCCAAGAGCTACAAGGGCATCGACGTGACCGTGCCCGGCGTGGCGGTGCAGGCCACCCTGGTCACCACCAGCGCCGAGAGCGAGGACACCATCTACAAGGCCATGAAGGCGGCCTTTGGTGACGAGAAGGCGCTGAAGGCCATTCACCCGGCGCTGGCAACCAACTTTTCCTACGCCAAGGCCGTCAAGGGCCTGCCCGCCCCGCTGCACCCCGGAGCCGTCAAGTTCTTCAAGGAAATGGGCGTCAGCGTTAAATAA
- a CDS encoding amino acid ABC transporter ATP-binding protein — protein sequence MTSLAKSSPSGVPIIVAENVHKHFGSFHALRGVNMSVQPGEVVVIIGPSGSGKSTFIRTINRLEEHSQGTIIVDGIELKDGQNLDAIRREVGMVFQSFNLFPHLTVLENVSLAPTRVRKVPKAQAQQRGMELLKRVGIEEQAHKYPAQLSGGQQQRVAIARALAMDPKVMLFDEPTSALDPEMIKEVLDVMKGLAESGMTMLVVTHEMGFAREVADRLVFFDEGNIVEDTTPDEFYNNPQHERAKQFLGKILGH from the coding sequence ATGACCTCGCTTGCCAAATCCAGCCCCAGCGGTGTGCCGATCATCGTGGCCGAGAATGTCCACAAGCACTTCGGCTCCTTCCACGCCCTGCGCGGCGTGAACATGAGCGTGCAGCCCGGCGAGGTGGTGGTCATCATCGGGCCGTCGGGCAGCGGCAAGAGTACGTTTATCCGCACGATCAACCGCCTGGAGGAACACAGCCAGGGCACCATCATCGTGGACGGCATCGAACTCAAGGACGGGCAGAACCTGGACGCCATCCGGCGCGAGGTGGGCATGGTCTTTCAGTCCTTCAATCTGTTTCCGCACCTGACCGTGCTGGAAAACGTGTCGCTAGCACCCACCCGCGTGCGTAAGGTGCCCAAGGCGCAGGCCCAGCAGCGCGGCATGGAACTGCTGAAGCGCGTGGGTATCGAGGAACAGGCCCACAAGTACCCCGCGCAGCTTTCGGGCGGCCAGCAGCAGCGCGTCGCCATTGCCCGCGCCCTGGCGATGGACCCCAAGGTGATGCTGTTCGATGAGCCGACGAGTGCCCTGGACCCGGAAATGATCAAGGAAGTGCTGGACGTGATGAAGGGCCTGGCCGAGAGCGGTATGACCATGCTGGTGGTCACCCACGAGATGGGTTTTGCCCGCGAGGTGGCGGACCGTCTGGTGTTCTTCGACGAGGGAAATATTGTGGAAGACACCACGCCCGACGAGTTCTACAACAATCCGCAGCACGAACGGGCCAAGCAGTTTTTAGGGAAGATTCTGGGGCATTGA
- a CDS encoding FAD-dependent oxidoreductase, protein MRIVIVGGVAAGMSAASRAMRQNPEADVVVFERGEYISYGACGLPYVLGGDVDSFDDLIARTPAQMRARGIGIRLRHEVTGVDSKAATVTVVDRNSGRSTHEPYDKLLIATGVSAIRPDWAKTDLGGVHVLRDIPDGQAIEATISGGAKRAVIVGGGYIGLELAETLHCRGLNVVVVEKGPEVAGRMLDGEYQVRVRAELESNGVEIRCGTTVEGLTGKGGCVTGVQTDHGLIRADVVIVAVGVRPNTELARAAGARIGKTGAVAVNTRQETDVEGVYSAGDNTESTHRVTRRKVHIPLGLTANRMGRVAGVNMAGGDATFPGVVGSSIFKTFALGAARTGLTQTEADTLGLNAASVDVSSTDHAGYYSTAKPIYVRLTAERGTGRLLGAQLVCGNHESVKRVDVVAALLHSRGKVQDLFEMDLSYAPPFSGVWDVLLVAADRLSREVGKKRE, encoded by the coding sequence ATGCGAATCGTAATCGTGGGCGGCGTGGCGGCGGGCATGAGTGCAGCCAGCCGCGCCATGCGCCAGAACCCAGAAGCAGACGTGGTGGTCTTTGAGCGCGGCGAGTACATCAGCTACGGCGCGTGCGGCCTGCCCTATGTGCTGGGCGGAGATGTGGACAGCTTCGATGACCTGATCGCCCGCACCCCAGCCCAGATGCGCGCCCGTGGCATCGGCATCCGCCTGCGCCACGAAGTGACAGGGGTGGACTCGAAAGCGGCCACCGTCACCGTCGTTGACCGCAATTCTGGGCGCAGCACACACGAGCCATACGACAAACTGCTGATCGCCACCGGCGTTTCGGCCATCCGCCCCGACTGGGCAAAAACCGATCTGGGCGGCGTGCATGTCCTGCGCGATATTCCCGATGGACAGGCCATTGAGGCCACCATCAGCGGCGGCGCAAAGCGGGCCGTGATCGTGGGCGGCGGCTACATCGGGCTGGAGCTGGCCGAGACGCTGCATTGCCGGGGATTGAACGTGGTGGTGGTGGAAAAGGGGCCAGAAGTGGCCGGGCGGATGCTGGACGGCGAATATCAGGTCCGGGTCCGCGCAGAGCTGGAGAGCAACGGCGTAGAGATTCGCTGCGGCACCACGGTGGAGGGCCTGACTGGCAAAGGCGGCTGCGTGACGGGCGTGCAGACGGATCACGGCCTGATCCGCGCCGATGTGGTCATTGTGGCCGTGGGCGTGCGCCCGAACACCGAGCTGGCTCGCGCCGCCGGGGCACGCATCGGCAAGACCGGGGCCGTGGCGGTCAACACCCGCCAGGAGACGGATGTGGAGGGCGTGTATTCGGCGGGCGACAACACCGAATCCACCCACCGCGTCACGCGCCGCAAGGTGCATATTCCGCTGGGGCTGACCGCCAACCGCATGGGCCGGGTGGCCGGGGTGAACATGGCCGGGGGCGACGCCACCTTTCCCGGCGTGGTGGGCAGCAGCATCTTCAAGACCTTCGCGCTGGGCGCGGCCCGGACTGGCCTGACCCAGACCGAGGCCGACACGCTCGGCCTGAACGCCGCCAGTGTGGACGTCAGCAGTACCGATCACGCCGGGTACTACTCCACCGCCAAACCCATCTACGTGCGCCTGACCGCCGAGCGCGGCACAGGCCGCCTGCTAGGCGCGCAACTGGTCTGCGGCAACCACGAGAGCGTCAAGCGCGTGGACGTCGTGGCCGCGCTGCTCCACAGCCGGGGCAAGGTACAGGACCTGTTCGAGATGGACCTGTCCTACGCCCCACCCTTTTCTGGCGTCTGGGACGTACTGCTGGTGGCCGCAGACCGCCTGAGCCGCGAGGTGGGCAAAAAGCGGGAGTAA
- a CDS encoding NUDIX domain-containing protein: MTEAGVQLPAGGVEAEEIPADAAVRELWEESGLQLTAPRHLVSYRWEAQLPERFTRQVCHAYAYATLADLPDTWTHFADGYLFAFRWADLNAPGLDWEMDAALPYLNPVPSAPSQETRP, translated from the coding sequence ATGACAGAAGCGGGCGTGCAACTCCCAGCAGGCGGTGTGGAAGCGGAGGAAATCCCAGCCGACGCCGCCGTGCGCGAGCTGTGGGAGGAATCCGGTTTGCAACTCACCGCGCCGCGCCATCTCGTTTCCTACCGCTGGGAGGCGCAACTTCCAGAGCGGTTCACCCGGCAGGTTTGCCACGCCTACGCCTACGCCACGCTCGCTGATCTGCCCGACACCTGGACCCATTTCGCAGACGGGTATCTCTTCGCCTTTCGCTGGGCCGATCTCAACGCGCCCGGCCTGGACTGGGAAATGGACGCCGCGCTGCCGTATCTGAATCCCGTTCCCTCTGCCCCCTCTCAGGAGACCCGCCCATGA
- a CDS encoding ABC transporter substrate-binding protein: MKKAFLALTALALLAGTTQARTWDAIKQSGTIKIATEGAFPPFNILEGKKLTGFEVDLAEALAKELNLKVEWTTQPFDNLLIGLNQDRYDFVIASHGITPQRAKAVDFSNPHYCTGGAIVSKVGGPMTSADLAGKSVAVQVGTTYLENVRKVPGVGDIKTFPKDTDAQAALMSGRVDAWVGDKFTGIDLVKAQKGKLKQGALLFNESIAMAVKKGNSSLLKELNSALDKSLNNGTYAKISNQYFGQDIRCRN; this comes from the coding sequence ATGAAAAAAGCATTTCTAGCCCTGACCGCCCTTGCCCTGCTCGCTGGCACTACGCAGGCCCGCACCTGGGACGCCATCAAGCAGAGCGGCACCATCAAGATCGCCACAGAGGGCGCGTTCCCTCCCTTCAACATTTTGGAAGGCAAGAAGCTGACCGGCTTTGAAGTCGATCTGGCCGAGGCACTGGCCAAGGAACTGAACCTGAAGGTGGAATGGACCACCCAGCCCTTCGACAACCTGCTGATCGGCCTGAATCAGGACCGTTACGACTTCGTGATCGCCAGCCACGGCATCACGCCGCAGCGCGCCAAGGCCGTGGATTTCTCCAACCCGCACTACTGCACCGGGGGCGCAATTGTCTCCAAAGTCGGCGGCCCCATGACGTCTGCTGATCTGGCGGGCAAGTCGGTGGCCGTGCAGGTGGGCACCACCTACCTGGAAAATGTCCGCAAGGTGCCCGGCGTGGGCGACATCAAGACCTTTCCCAAGGACACCGACGCCCAGGCCGCGCTGATGTCGGGCCGCGTGGACGCCTGGGTGGGCGACAAGTTCACCGGGATCGATCTGGTCAAGGCCCAGAAGGGCAAACTCAAGCAGGGCGCACTGCTGTTCAACGAGAGTATTGCGATGGCCGTCAAGAAGGGCAACAGCAGCCTGCTCAAGGAATTGAACTCGGCGCTGGACAAGTCGCTGAACAACGGCACCTACGCCAAGATCAGCAACCAGTACTTCGGCCAGGACATCCGCTGCCGCAACTGA
- a CDS encoding VWA domain-containing protein translates to MKTSFSIRLFFVRVALTLALAAGVAQAQSGTSIELILDASGSMFSRLPDGQSRINVAKDVLQSFIVGLPSDPGLNVGLRIYGAQVASGTAACMDSALVLPMKGLDRAALQAQVAQTRPRGATPIAYSLEQAANDFAHDDSKKLIVLVTDGQESCGGKLGGVMDTFKKRGIDVDLRIIGIDLSDAARRSFTGVGTFENVQSGAQLASALGRATEQVVRPVQTLLPVTVRLTSGGQPLSAGATLSFQSAVGGQSTGLQNSGGTYGASLAPGVYSAQVTTAESGVQTFGGLSVVVGAANAFTFEVGKVGAVKLEVSPLPPTAGGKLKVDFSAAPTGERNWIAVAQKADPDSAYLDYQFVKTPSGSLELNVPDEQIEYEVRYYLASPDGSTRVVGRSAPFTPRRVATSLDAPASAVGGGQIQVKWTGANNERDYVTIVPKGAAEGTYTSYFYTRAANPGTLDIPITPGDYELRYSSDNSARTVASRPITVQASRYALEAPQTAGAGSEITVKWTGPNNPGDYVTVVKKGAPVGTYTQYFYTRDGNPGKLKTPPEGGEYEVRYSTEGASPNPTLASVPIILTASAYTYSLEAPATALAGSRITVRWTGPNNPGDYVTIVKKGDPVGTYTQYFYTRDGNPGTLQTPLAVGDYELRYSTEGVSPNPTLFSRPLVLTGASYRLEAPTSGQHGQPVQIKWTGPNNPGDYITIVKKGAPVGSYTTYIYTRDGNSGSLQLPDEPGDYELRYSSEQASPNPTLFSLPFTVK, encoded by the coding sequence ATGAAAACGTCGTTTTCTATTCGTCTATTTTTCGTTCGTGTCGCCCTTACCCTGGCCCTTGCTGCGGGGGTGGCGCAGGCGCAATCCGGCACCTCTATCGAACTGATTCTGGACGCTTCGGGCAGCATGTTCAGTCGTCTGCCAGACGGGCAAAGCCGCATCAACGTCGCCAAGGATGTGTTGCAGAGCTTTATCGTGGGCCTGCCCAGTGATCCGGGCCTGAACGTGGGACTGCGGATCTACGGCGCTCAGGTGGCCTCTGGCACGGCGGCCTGCATGGATTCGGCGCTGGTTCTCCCGATGAAGGGTCTGGACCGCGCGGCCCTGCAAGCCCAGGTCGCCCAGACCCGGCCCAGGGGAGCGACGCCCATCGCGTACTCGCTGGAGCAGGCGGCGAACGACTTTGCGCACGATGACAGTAAGAAGCTGATTGTCCTCGTCACCGACGGCCAGGAATCCTGCGGCGGCAAGCTCGGCGGCGTGATGGATACTTTCAAGAAACGGGGCATCGACGTGGACCTGCGGATTATCGGTATTGATCTGAGTGATGCGGCCCGGCGCAGCTTCACGGGTGTGGGAACCTTCGAGAATGTCCAGTCTGGGGCGCAACTGGCCTCCGCGCTGGGCCGCGCCACCGAACAGGTGGTCAGGCCGGTGCAGACCCTGCTGCCAGTGACGGTCCGGCTCACGTCTGGCGGTCAGCCGCTGAGCGCCGGGGCCACCCTCAGTTTTCAGTCGGCGGTAGGCGGCCAGAGTACAGGACTGCAAAACAGCGGCGGCACATATGGGGCAAGCCTCGCGCCCGGCGTGTATTCGGCCCAGGTGACGACTGCCGAGTCCGGCGTTCAGACCTTCGGGGGCCTGAGCGTGGTGGTGGGGGCGGCCAATGCCTTCACCTTCGAGGTCGGCAAGGTGGGCGCGGTTAAGCTGGAGGTCTCGCCCCTGCCGCCGACTGCCGGTGGCAAACTCAAGGTCGACTTCTCTGCCGCGCCCACTGGAGAGCGCAACTGGATCGCTGTCGCCCAGAAAGCGGACCCGGACAGCGCCTACCTGGATTACCAGTTTGTCAAGACACCTTCTGGGTCGCTGGAACTCAATGTTCCCGACGAGCAGATCGAGTATGAGGTGCGTTATTACCTCGCCAGCCCCGACGGCAGCACGCGGGTGGTGGGCCGCAGCGCCCCCTTCACGCCCAGACGGGTAGCGACCAGCCTGGATGCCCCAGCCAGCGCCGTGGGCGGCGGTCAGATTCAGGTCAAATGGACTGGAGCGAACAACGAACGTGATTACGTGACCATTGTTCCGAAGGGGGCAGCTGAGGGAACATACACAAGCTACTTCTATACCCGCGCCGCCAATCCCGGCACTCTGGATATCCCGATCACGCCCGGCGACTATGAACTCCGGTACAGCAGCGACAACTCGGCCCGCACGGTGGCAAGCCGTCCGATTACCGTGCAGGCGAGCCGCTACGCCCTTGAAGCGCCCCAGACGGCGGGTGCGGGCAGCGAGATTACGGTCAAGTGGACCGGGCCGAACAATCCCGGCGATTACGTGACTGTCGTGAAGAAAGGCGCTCCGGTGGGAACCTACACTCAGTATTTCTATACCCGTGATGGCAATCCCGGCAAGCTGAAGACTCCGCCCGAAGGCGGTGAATACGAGGTTCGCTATTCCACCGAGGGAGCCAGTCCCAACCCCACGCTCGCCAGCGTGCCGATCATCCTGACCGCCAGCGCCTACACCTACAGTCTGGAGGCGCCCGCCACGGCCCTGGCCGGAAGCCGGATCACGGTCAGGTGGACTGGGCCAAACAATCCTGGCGACTACGTGACCATTGTGAAGAAGGGCGATCCGGTGGGAACCTACACCCAGTATTTCTACACCCGTGACGGCAACCCTGGCACCCTGCAAACGCCGCTGGCTGTGGGCGACTATGAGCTGCGCTATTCCACCGAGGGCGTCAGTCCAAATCCCACGCTGTTCAGCCGTCCCCTGGTATTGACGGGGGCCAGCTACAGGCTCGAAGCGCCCACCAGTGGTCAGCACGGGCAGCCAGTCCAGATCAAATGGACCGGCCCGAACAACCCTGGCGACTACATCACCATCGTTAAGAAAGGTGCGCCTGTCGGCAGCTACACCACCTACATCTATACCCGTGACGGTAACTCCGGCAGCCTGCAACTGCCCGATGAACCCGGCGACTACGAGTTGCGCTATTCCAGTGAACAGGCCAGCCCCAATCCAACGCTGTTCAGTCTGCCGTTTACAGTGAAATAG
- a CDS encoding MFS transporter, translated as MNRWRSWDRNEQLGILNGWGVFVGDGFLNVTVVVAGFASRLGAPNWVIGLLPAIAGGGWMLPQLLVAARVRSLPHKLPVYRSAAAVRTLSYLSMALIAAFLADQPALCLTLFVLAMLINSLASGVAGLPFLEVVSKTVSTERRPRFFGTRNLYGGLLAFGAGLLVRWILGSGLAFPLNYALIFALGTAAYTFGYWIFGRVQEPPDPPQEAQGYRAEFRAIPETLRDPHFRAFLTVRLLLAGASMSDPFFAVYALRVLDFPVAILGTFVMALTGAAPLSNIVWQRVAERKGSRRIIRYASVFYGLAPLYAAAVGMLGLGKWAYLGVFLLTSVAAQGFNLGHTNHLLNISPPGARSRYIGTLNTLVGAALFTPVLGGLIADRFGYLPVFTISLLLCAAAFWQCGKLRRDA; from the coding sequence ATGAACAGATGGCGCAGTTGGGACCGCAACGAGCAACTGGGGATTCTCAACGGCTGGGGCGTCTTTGTCGGAGACGGCTTCCTGAACGTGACCGTGGTGGTGGCGGGCTTCGCGTCCCGACTGGGCGCGCCCAACTGGGTGATCGGGCTGCTGCCCGCCATCGCCGGGGGCGGCTGGATGCTGCCGCAACTGCTGGTGGCCGCGCGTGTTCGCAGCCTGCCGCACAAGTTGCCGGTGTACCGCTCGGCGGCGGCGGTCCGCACCCTGAGCTACCTGTCGATGGCCCTGATCGCCGCCTTCCTGGCCGATCAGCCCGCGCTGTGCCTGACGCTGTTCGTGCTGGCGATGCTGATCAATTCACTGGCCTCCGGCGTGGCGGGCCTGCCGTTTTTAGAGGTGGTCAGCAAGACGGTCAGCACCGAACGCCGCCCGCGTTTTTTTGGCACGCGCAACCTGTACGGCGGGCTGCTGGCCTTCGGGGCCGGGCTGCTGGTGCGCTGGATTCTGGGGTCCGGGCTGGCCTTCCCGCTGAATTACGCGCTGATCTTCGCGCTGGGCACGGCGGCCTACACCTTCGGTTACTGGATTTTTGGCCGCGTGCAGGAGCCGCCGGACCCCCCGCAGGAGGCCCAGGGCTACCGCGCCGAGTTCCGCGCCATTCCCGAAACGCTGCGTGACCCGCACTTCCGCGCCTTCCTGACTGTGCGCCTGCTGCTGGCCGGGGCAAGCATGAGCGATCCCTTCTTCGCGGTGTACGCCCTGCGCGTGCTGGACTTTCCCGTGGCGATCCTGGGAACCTTCGTGATGGCGCTGACCGGGGCTGCGCCACTGTCGAACATCGTGTGGCAGCGCGTGGCCGAACGCAAGGGTTCGCGGCGGATCATCCGCTACGCCTCGGTGTTCTACGGACTGGCCCCGCTGTACGCCGCAGCCGTGGGGATGCTGGGCCTGGGCAAATGGGCATACCTGGGCGTCTTTCTACTGACCAGCGTGGCCGCACAGGGCTTCAATCTGGGCCACACCAACCACCTGCTGAACATCTCGCCGCCGGGCGCACGCAGCCGCTACATCGGCACGCTGAACACGTTGGTGGGCGCGGCGCTGTTCACGCCGGTGCTGGGCGGCCTGATCGCGGACCGCTTCGGCTATCTGCCCGTCTTCACCATCAGCCTGCTGCTGTGCGCCGCCGCCTTCTGGCAGTGCGGCAAGCTGCGGCGAGACGCGTGA
- a CDS encoding MFS transporter: protein MLKTSDPTRVYLALSAGLSFAFALAYTLQGLYFVTVAGLYPLQLLLIGAALEGAAFLLEVPTGVVADVYSRRRSVILGCVCLGAAMTLVAAFPVFWALLLTQIVSAAGYTFLSGAQQAWLADEVGEDRAAHLYLLGSQYGRAAGIAGIAATAALATLGLHLPILAGGAVALLLALYLWLRMPEDGFSPAPREERQTWAVLTGTFRQGVREVRASRVLTLLMLSAVLYGASSEALDRLNEFLLIQEVGLPGGLSAANWFVLLALTVQVVGLIVIEPLRRRINPADAQAASLALRWVLGLSVAALLAFAYAPNFGWAALALVVHGVLRGLYSPLYDAWINRGLNPASRATVNSIASQADALGQVTFGPVFGVLGNVLGVRSALALAALVRLPALEIVRRAGGEKAD from the coding sequence ATGTTGAAAACAAGTGACCCCACGCGGGTCTATCTGGCGTTGTCGGCGGGCCTGTCGTTTGCCTTTGCCCTGGCCTACACGCTGCAAGGGCTGTATTTCGTGACCGTGGCGGGCCTGTACCCGCTGCAACTGCTCCTGATTGGCGCGGCGCTGGAAGGTGCTGCTTTCCTGCTGGAAGTGCCGACGGGCGTAGTCGCCGACGTGTACTCGCGCCGCCGCTCGGTGATTCTGGGTTGCGTTTGCCTGGGCGCGGCAATGACGTTGGTGGCCGCGTTTCCGGTGTTCTGGGCGCTGCTGCTCACGCAGATCGTCTCGGCGGCAGGCTACACCTTTCTCAGTGGCGCTCAGCAGGCGTGGCTGGCCGATGAAGTGGGCGAGGACCGGGCCGCACACCTGTACCTGCTGGGCAGCCAGTATGGACGGGCGGCAGGCATTGCCGGGATTGCGGCGACGGCGGCGCTGGCCACGCTGGGCCTGCACCTTCCGATTCTGGCGGGCGGCGCGGTGGCCCTGCTGCTGGCCCTGTATCTGTGGCTGCGGATGCCCGAAGACGGCTTTTCCCCCGCCCCACGCGAGGAACGCCAGACCTGGGCTGTGCTGACTGGCACCTTTCGCCAGGGGGTGCGTGAGGTGCGTGCCAGCCGGGTGCTGACCCTGCTGATGCTGAGCGCGGTGCTGTACGGCGCGAGCAGCGAGGCGCTGGACCGCTTGAATGAATTTCTGCTGATTCAGGAAGTGGGATTGCCCGGCGGTTTGAGTGCCGCCAACTGGTTTGTCCTGCTGGCCCTGACCGTGCAGGTTGTTGGCTTAATCGTGATCGAACCCCTGCGCCGCCGAATCAATCCGGCGGACGCGCAGGCGGCGTCGCTGGCGCTGCGCTGGGTGCTGGGCCTCAGCGTGGCGGCGTTGCTGGCCTTCGCCTACGCTCCAAACTTTGGCTGGGCAGCGCTGGCACTGGTGGTTCATGGCGTCCTGCGTGGACTGTACTCGCCGCTGTATGACGCCTGGATCAATCGGGGACTGAACCCAGCTTCACGGGCCACCGTCAATTCCATCGCGTCGCAGGCCGATGCGCTGGGGCAGGTCACCTTCGGCCCGGTGTTCGGGGTGCTGGGCAACGTGCTGGGGGTGCGCTCAGCATTGGCCCTAGCCGCGCTGGTGCGGTTGCCTGCGCTGGAAATCGTGAGGCGGGCAGGAGGCGAGAAGGCAGATTAG